The nucleotide sequence TCCTGAAGGCGAGATCACTCTGGAGGACAGCCCGGTAAAAGACGATAAAGACCTGCGCGCCCTGCTTCTTTGCGGAGCGCTCTGCAACGACGCAAAACTTGTTCACAAGGGATCAGTCTGGCAGATAGAAGGCGACCCTACTGAGGCAGCTCTTTTGGTTTCCGCGGGCAAATTCAACATACGTCGGGAAAAAGAAGAAGGCGAGTATGAATATATAGAGGAAGTGCCTTTCAGCTCCAAGCGGCAATTCATGGCTGTTCTTTACCGCCATAAAGATAAGGACGTTATCTTTGTCAAAGGCGCCCCGGAAAAAATTCTGGAATTCTGCGGCCAAAAGGGGAACAATCCTTTACAGGACAACTATGCCCAGATGACTGCTCAAGGATTCAGGGTCCTGGGATTTGCCTTGAAAGAAAAAGCCGGGATTGAAAAATCAGACCTCGAAAAAGAAGCTACCGGCGGTCTAACTTTCCTCGGTTATCAGGGCATCATCGATCCTCCGCGCCCAAGCGCTATCGAGGCCATCAAACAGACCAGGGATGCCGGCATACGCACGGTCATGGTCACAGGCGACCATAAACAGACAGCAGAGATCATTGCCAAAACCATCGGACTGCTGGACGAACAGAGCATGATCGTGGAAGGAAGCGAGCTCGAGGAAAAAGGAGAGGCCTTCCTTAAAGAAAATTGCGAAAAAATACGCGTCTACGCCAGGGTCGGCCCTGATCATAAGCTTAAGATCGTGCAAGCCCTGCAGGACAAGGGGCATATCGTAGCAGTTACCGGAGACGGCGTCAATGACGCGCCTGCCTTAAAAAAATCAAATATCGGGGTTTCCATGGGAGGAATAGGCACGGATGTGGCCCGGGAAGCCTCTGACATGACGCTTAAAGACGATAACTTTGCGACTATCTTCGAGGCGACGAAAGTTGCAAAGGTGATCTTTGATAATATACGCAAAGTGATCTTCTTTCTGCTGGGTCCTTCCATCGGAGAAGCGTCGATCATCATCCTGTGCCTTTTTCTCGGTCTGCCGCTTCCTTTTCTGGCGACACAGATCCTCTGGGTCAATCTGGTCACCAACGGGTTGCAGGACATAGCACTTGTTTATGAACCCGGCGAACCTGATATCGCCAGGCGGAGGCCGCGCAACCCGAAGGAGCCGGTGGTCAACGCATTCATTCTGCGCCGGTTAATACTAGTGGGAA is from Candidatus Margulisiibacteriota bacterium and encodes:
- a CDS encoding HAD-IC family P-type ATPase, with protein sequence MPDYSYYQKEVSEIFAELKTEKCGLSSDEAEKRLREHGSNSFKEEKQTPLFVLFFLQFKDPLIYILLLAAIITFAIRHYIDMSVIMAALIINAVVGFIQEFQAEQAMRKIQEMTELKAAVTRNCADEKIDASDLVPGDVIGLSAGNKVPADARIFEEIELHIDESALTGESVPQEKDTAAIKRSNVMVADQENMAFMGTVVVRGKAKAVVVATGLDTQIGRISEKIKTTKKEKTPLQKRLSEFSGIVGIISVGLALFIFAVGVLKSKPVIDMVLVSISLAVSIIPEGLPVAITIAMAIGMKRMADRNAIIRKLVAVETLGSCDYICSDKTGTITENKMFVKEAFANEKTYKFKGEGYAPEGEITLEDSPVKDDKDLRALLLCGALCNDAKLVHKGSVWQIEGDPTEAALLVSAGKFNIRREKEEGEYEYIEEVPFSSKRQFMAVLYRHKDKDVIFVKGAPEKILEFCGQKGNNPLQDNYAQMTAQGFRVLGFALKEKAGIEKSDLEKEATGGLTFLGYQGIIDPPRPSAIEAIKQTRDAGIRTVMVTGDHKQTAEIIAKTIGLLDEQSMIVEGSELEEKGEAFLKENCEKIRVYARVGPDHKLKIVQALQDKGHIVAVTGDGVNDAPALKKSNIGVSMGGIGTDVAREASDMTLKDDNFATIFEATKVAKVIFDNIRKVIFFLLGPSIGEASIIILCLFLGLPLPFLATQILWVNLVTNGLQDIALVYEPGEPDIARRRPRNPKEPVVNAFILRRLILVG